GGACTGCATCGCCGCGCCTGACCTGATTGAGCGGATCGTCGGGCGGCACCTGAGCGGCAGCTATGCGGCGGTCGGCGGCGCGTTGCGCAATGGCACACCGGGGAGTCTGAGCGGCTTGATCGGCTACCTGATCGAGTTCAAAGAGTTCATGCCAACGACGCCGCTGCGCCTTGAGAAGGGCATGCCGACAGCCAATCTCACTTATCGCCGCGAGGCCCTGCTGCGTTATGGTGGGTTTGATGACGACCTGTGGATGGCCGAAGACATTCTGCTCAACTGGAAGATGCACCGCGCCGGCGAGCGATTGCTCTTTGATCCCGCCATCGAAGTGACGCATTTAAACCGCACAGGCTGGCGGCAGGTCTTGTTTTATCAGATCGGCCTGGGCCGCATGTCTGCGGAAGCACGGCGGCGCGGCGAGTTGCCTGGCGGCTTTCTGTTGCGCCGTCGCTGGCTGATTCCCTTGTTGCCGTTCGCGAGAACCGTGAGAGCTGTGCAATGGTTCGCGGCTCATGATAAAAGGCTACTGTTCGCCTTTTTGTTGATCTGGCCGCTTTACTGGCTGGCCGCTGTGTTCTGGGCTTATGGTTTCTTGCGCGGCGCTTATGAGGATGAAGGGCGATCCTAACTATCGGAGTAACCCTCAAGCGCGGCGGCCGGAGTGGAGGGTGTTTGCGGCGGCTTAAAATATTAGAGCGATGCTTAATATTTCAGACACGGGAGTGTGTTGAAGTTTATAAAATTCCGCGTGAAATTGGTATGCGAATGGTATACAATGCGAACCGCCACGCGCGCACACCTTCCCCGCGCTGCCAGTGTCGCTGTGGCAACCAGGCCTTTACGAGTAGAAGCACCAGGCGCGCGCCGGTTCGCTCAGGCGCGCAGTCTAGTCCACAGCCACAGCGCCACGGCCAGCATCAAGGCGCTAGAGCCGAAGTCAAGACCCGATTGACCGGTCTTGCCGGTCGGAGAAGTTCCAGGTTCTACAGCATCAGCGGTCGGCAAATCTGTGGCGCGCTGAAGGCCCTTGCAATCGGGTGTTTCGCCGGGGTCACAGCTGCACCCACCGCAGCCGCACTCGCAGTATGCGCCGCCGCCAGTTACATGTCCTGCGAGAGCTACTGTTGCGAATGGAACTGGGTTCGTTGAGTGGTGAGCAGATGAGGTGATCAAGGGAAGAACGGCCACGATGAACGAGCAGGCAAGTATCCTCTTTAACATAACTTCCTCCTTTTCTGGTAACAGTGCCGGAAAGTTAGAACTATCTTTGCAGTCTTCTTATCTTCAGCGTTCGATTTATACCGTTTTAGCTCGCAGCCTTTACGCACAAGAAGGATTTGAGTTATTAGGTAGGCAACTGGCGGCTATTGCGCGTAATGCCTACTTCGCAAGACAAATGGAAACGGTTGAGCAGGCCAGTCAATGGATGCTCGCTTTACCATTATCAAATGAACTGAAGTCTGTCGCTCAGTATTATCAAGCTCTTTGTTTTAAGAGAAAGGGTGATTTTAAGAACACCCACGAATTGCTCGAAAGGGTTGTGCGGGAAGCGCCATCCCCTTTTCAAGCCCGAGCACTGCTCAGCATCGGGGCAACGCATTTCGACAGTGGGGAGACAGAAACAGCGGCTCCATTTTTCCTGACCGCCGTCCGAGTTGCCGGTCATCGCGACCTCCAGACCTTTGCGACTGCTCAGAGGATGGTCGCTGTGATTCGCAGCATCTATGGAGATCATCAACAAGCGCTTGCTGATCTTGAGCGGCTCTTTCCCGTAGTACGAGCCATCGCCAGGCATTACCCCACGTGTTATTACGACTTCCTCAACAGCTATGCTGTTGAACTTGGCGAAGTGAACCGCCTTACTGAAGCGCAAAATGTCTGCGCGATTACTCTCGCTTCGCCATTTGCTGCGGTCTATCCCGAATTTGCGCAGACCCGCGACGAGCTTGCCGCCAAGCGGACGGCAGCAACGCCTTCGGTCGTCGCCGTGGCGGCTCTGCCTGAAGTCACCCCTTCTCCTCAGGCTGAAGCCGAGCCGCAGCCGGCCCATAAACGCTCCACAATTGCCTTCAAACTCAGAAGGCTTTGCTCGCCGACTCGCGCGCTTACACGAAAGAAAACGAAGTCAATAGCCACCGGCATCCGTGTCCGCACGATCCTCGACCAGCTTGCGTATTCGATCTCTCCGCGCAGCCCGCCCGCTTTGCTCTGACCCTTCTTCAAAGTTCAAAGATCAAGAACTGCGACGTGAGCCGCCCTTGGCGGTGATGGCTCACCTTGCTCAACGACGCGCACTGGCGTGATAGGAGTGGTGTGCCTAAAACACGCTGGGGTGCGAAAGGAGCGGCATGAGTATAGCAAAGAATACACAGGCCAGGAATAAAGTTGTGGCCCAAAATGCCGAATCGACTCCGAAGGGGGGAAAAGCTGAAAAGACCAGACCGCGCCTCCAGGCTGAATTCGACGAGAAGTATCCCAATATGGGCGCCGTCCACGAAAGCGTGATACGCCAGCTCATCTTCACGGTTCCGCTGGCACATCTGCCTGCGTACGGGGCGCGCTTTCAAGCCGCCGTCCAGGCGCTGGAAGCCGCTCGCCAGCAGCCTTCTCAAAAAACCAAACAGGCCGTCATCCGGTTGATTGCTGATCTTGAAAAAGAAAGCAGTAATCAGCGCTACCGGCAGATATTGCGAGCGATGGCGGCGGCGGGGCAGAGCGAAAGCGGCTTGAACCGGGCGTACTGGACGGCGCTGCGGGTTATGGAGATGACCTTCGAGTGGAGCTTTGAGTATATGTTTGCTTTCGGCCTCTACGAACAAAGACTCGAATCATCGAGAGAGGCCGATCAGATCACACAGCCGCGAAGCGAGCCGCGCCGCCGCAGGGCATGAAGTCATGAAGAGCCATTGCCGGCAAGCGCGATTCACGCGCTTTGCACGGAGGCAAAAGACAGGGCGATGCGGAGACGCGGCGAACGGGAATCGCGGCAATTGATGGTGAGATGAAACCTTTTCCCTGCGTCTCCGTGTCGCGGTCTTGAAGCGTATGGCTCGCTTCAATCCAGGAGACGCGTGGTGTGATCGGTCACGCTGGGCGGTTCAAGAATCTCCCCCGTATCAACGGCGCGGGCGATAAACCCCTCAACAGTACTCTTCGGCGGCGCAAGCGATTCCCCTCGCGGCGTTGCAAAGCGGGGTTGGCCGAGCCGGCCTGCCGGGTTCGCTATGAACGGGGACTCGCCAAAAATATAGGCATAGAACAGCCAGAAGAGGCCGACCAAAAAGACGGTTAGTGGCACGAACAGTGGCACCGGTGAATCGGCCTGAAATGATATCCCCAGGCAGAGCGGCAGCAGGATCAGGCTCAAAAAGATGAGTCTGGCGGCGTGGCGCATTCCCGGTCGCGTACACGCTTGCCTTTCCATAGCGTCCGGCGCAGTCCGATCCGCCGGCGCGCCATCGTTGGCGACGATTTCGGCAACGACATTCATCGGCAAACCGCAGCGCGAGCAGAAACGGATCTCGCGCGCTAACTGCTGTCCGCATCTTGGGCAATACATCACATCCTCCCAATTCGCCGAAACCATTTTTTGTGCTGTCGAAGGTTACGACATGGCAGATGACAAAGTTTCTCCGTCCAAAGCCCCTGTGTGCTTTCATTGTTCGCTTTCATTGTTCACTTGAACAACCGCCCGCTTGCGGATTATGCTGGGAAGTGTCGTGAGCGTGGTGGCCTGCTGACGCTTTTTACAGCAGCGGCCAGAGACGCATCTCTGTTGGAGAATTAAAACCTATGAAACCGATCCATTGTTTATATGCGGCGACCTTCGCGTCGAAGCGCCGCATGCACATCAACTGAGCCGGTCGAGTCGGGTCCCAGGTTGGGATCGCAACAGACCAGCACCTTGACAGGCTCAGCAGCAGCTCGCCATAAAGACTATCGCCTGCGCTGACGAGGCGGCTTGCTTGCCTGGGCCAGAAAGCGAGTCACTCGTCCACATGAAAAGACCTACTTGTTTCCGTTTCCGTTCCCTTCTCTTTCTTACCCTCGCCGCCATGTTTTCAGGATCGCTGCCGCTAGCCGACGCGGCGGTTCCGCGTGAACGAAAATTCGCCTTCGAATACATGGCAACAGTCAAAGAGATTCCGATAGGCGCTCATCAGGTCGATCTCTGGATACCTGTGCCACATGATAATCCGTTCCAGGCCATCAGCGATTTGCAGGTTGATTCGCCCTATCCCTACGAGATAGACAAGGCGCGATACGGCAACCGGGTTCTACACATTCGGCTGAACAACCCGCAGCAATCGAGCTTTAAGCTGACCATGCGCTTCAACGCATTGCGCAAGGAGCATATTCAGGAGCGTCTGCAATCGGCTCACGCCGCAAACCTCGAAGTGCCGCGCGATCCGAACATGGCGCGCTGGCTGCAACCCGACCGCTTGGTGCCGATTGATGGAAAGATCAAACAGTGGGCGCTTGAAGTCGTCAACGCGGCGGGCGCCAGGACCGATCTGGAGAAAGCCAGGGCCATTTACAATCACATTGTCGCCACCGTGAAGTACGATAAGAGCGGCCAGGGCTGGGGGCGCGGTGACATTTATTATGCCTGCGACGCAAGGCGCGGCAACTGCACGGACTTTCACGCTATTTTCATCGGCTATTGCCGGGCGCTCGGCATTCCGGCGCGCTTTGCCATCGGCTTTCCGCTGCCGGCAGACCGCGGCGCCGGCCAGGTCAGTGGGTATCATTGCTGGGCAGAGTTTTACGCCAGGGGCATCGGCTGGGTGCCGATTGACGCATCGGAAGCGGCAAAGAATCCCGCCAAGCGTGAATATTTCTTCGGCGCGCACGACGAGAACCGCGTCGAGTTCACTATCGGTCGCGACCTGATTCTCGATCCGCGCCAGAAAGGTGAGCCGCTCAATTACTTCATCTATCCCTATGTCGAGGTGGACGGCAAGCCATTCACGGCGATTGACAAGGTGTTTACTTATCGTGACACCTCAGCCGTCACAGCCCGCCTGAGCCATTAGCGTCAAGTTACCGAGGGGCCGGCGCAAAATGCTCGCCGGCCCCTGCCGTCCGGCAAAGCCCCTGCGACCTGATTGGATTTGCGATCCGGCTGCCGCCTTCTCGCCCAAACCACCGCCCTCCGAAAAATGAAAACTCTTGACCCCGGCAAGGCGTGGCTTACCATAGGGAAGACGCTTGAAGGCCGAGGAGATAACGTGCCACACAAAATCCTTGTGGTCGAAGATACGTTTGACACCCGCGAGCTGGTCAAGACGATGCTAGCGCTCGAAGGTTATACGGTTTACGAAGCCGCGGATGGCAAAGAAGGCCTGGCACAGGCACTGGGGAAGCATCCCGACATGATTCTCACAGACATTCGCATGCCAGGGATGAATGGCATCGAGATGGTCGCCCGGCTCAGGCAAGATCACTCGTTTGCGAAGACGCCGATCCTCGTCTTGAGCGCTTTCGGCGACGAGATCACTCAGGCGATCAACGCCGGCGCCAATGGGGCGCTGCTCAAACCGGTCATGGTAGAAAGCGTCATTCGCGCCGTGAAACGCCTGCTCGTCTGAAACGCAAACAAAAAGCCGCGCCGGCGACTCGTCGCACAGCGCGGCTGATGATTGAACCGTGTTGAACTTATCAATGGGGATGGAGAGACTCGAACTCTCACGGGTTGCCCCATACGCCCCTCAAACGTACGTGTCTACCAGTTCCACCACATCCCCGTATCACTTACAGCTCAAATAACAATTGCAATCTTACGCGCGCGGCCCGCGCCCTCGCATGCCGTGTCTACTTCTTGTTGGCATTCGCCTTGGCGGCGTTGCCATTCTTAGCGGCGTCCGTAGGCCGCGTAATCGTCTCAGGCTTGGCGGCTGCGCTATTGGCATTCGGCGCCGCTGTCGGTGCAGGGGCCGGCGTCAGCGGCACGGTTGCCGGTTGCTGCTCAGGCGCAGGCAGCGGCGCAGGCGCTGGCGCTTGTTCCGACTGATTGACGCCTTCACCGATTGAGCGCTTCTCGAAGATGCCGGGGATCGAGAAGAGGAAAGCGATTAAGAAGAAAACAATCGCCGCCGTAATGGTGATCTTGGCGAGCACCGTCGCCGTCCCGCGCGGCCCAAAAGCCGCCGTGTTCGCGCCGCCGCCGA
This genomic stretch from Blastocatellia bacterium harbors:
- a CDS encoding glycosyltransferase, whose translation is MSTDREQELSVSVIVPCYNSERTIRRCLNALLAQRTAVEFDITVVDSSTDATPEIVAREYPTVRLIHSPQRLFAGAARNVGIRATHAPLCLMIDSDCIAAPDLIERIVGRHLSGSYAAVGGALRNGTPGSLSGLIGYLIEFKEFMPTTPLRLEKGMPTANLTYRREALLRYGGFDDDLWMAEDILLNWKMHRAGERLLFDPAIEVTHLNRTGWRQVLFYQIGLGRMSAEARRRGELPGGFLLRRRWLIPLLPFARTVRAVQWFAAHDKRLLFAFLLIWPLYWLAAVFWAYGFLRGAYEDEGRS
- a CDS encoding zinc ribbon domain-containing protein produces the protein MVSANWEDVMYCPRCGQQLAREIRFCSRCGLPMNVVAEIVANDGAPADRTAPDAMERQACTRPGMRHAARLIFLSLILLPLCLGISFQADSPVPLFVPLTVFLVGLFWLFYAYIFGESPFIANPAGRLGQPRFATPRGESLAPPKSTVEGFIARAVDTGEILEPPSVTDHTTRLLD
- a CDS encoding transglutaminase domain-containing protein; the encoded protein is MATVKEIPIGAHQVDLWIPVPHDNPFQAISDLQVDSPYPYEIDKARYGNRVLHIRLNNPQQSSFKLTMRFNALRKEHIQERLQSAHAANLEVPRDPNMARWLQPDRLVPIDGKIKQWALEVVNAAGARTDLEKARAIYNHIVATVKYDKSGQGWGRGDIYYACDARRGNCTDFHAIFIGYCRALGIPARFAIGFPLPADRGAGQVSGYHCWAEFYARGIGWVPIDASEAAKNPAKREYFFGAHDENRVEFTIGRDLILDPRQKGEPLNYFIYPYVEVDGKPFTAIDKVFTYRDTSAVTARLSH
- a CDS encoding response regulator, with the translated sequence MPHKILVVEDTFDTRELVKTMLALEGYTVYEAADGKEGLAQALGKHPDMILTDIRMPGMNGIEMVARLRQDHSFAKTPILVLSAFGDEITQAINAGANGALLKPVMVESVIRAVKRLLV
- the secG gene encoding preprotein translocase subunit SecG, which gives rise to MYYILMALYIVACFVLILFVLLQPGKSDAAAVFGGGANTAAFGPRGTATVLAKITITAAIVFFLIAFLFSIPGIFEKRSIGEGVNQSEQAPAPAPLPAPEQQPATVPLTPAPAPTAAPNANSAAAKPETITRPTDAAKNGNAAKANANKK